The proteins below come from a single Frondihabitans peucedani genomic window:
- the sigK gene encoding ECF RNA polymerase sigma factor SigK, whose translation MTLASAIPADTPRTDNDLLVLVAEGNRDAFAVLYDRLSSRVFGLVKRVLIDPAQSEEVTQDVFLELWQSASRFDPAKGNAAAWVLTMTHRRAIDRVRASQASRTRDLAVGIRDYQDSGEDFVEQVETRSEHERVTKAMRQLTDVQQQALQLTYFQGLTHKEAALVAGAPVGTMKTRLRDSLIALRKLVDVSLPQSAA comes from the coding sequence ATGACTCTCGCCTCCGCCATTCCTGCCGATACCCCTCGGACGGACAACGACCTTCTCGTCCTCGTTGCCGAGGGGAATCGTGACGCGTTCGCGGTGCTCTACGACCGGCTCAGCAGCCGCGTGTTCGGCCTGGTGAAACGCGTCCTGATCGACCCGGCGCAATCTGAAGAAGTCACCCAGGACGTGTTCCTTGAGCTGTGGCAGAGCGCGTCCCGGTTCGACCCGGCGAAGGGCAATGCGGCGGCATGGGTGTTGACGATGACGCACCGCCGCGCCATCGATCGAGTTCGGGCCTCCCAAGCCAGCCGCACCCGGGATCTTGCTGTAGGTATCCGCGACTATCAGGACAGCGGGGAGGACTTCGTTGAGCAGGTCGAAACGCGGTCGGAGCATGAGCGCGTCACCAAGGCCATGCGGCAGCTCACTGACGTTCAACAGCAAGCGTTGCAGCTGACGTACTTTCAGGGCCTGACGCATAAAGAGGCTGCTCTGGTGGCCGGGGCACCGGTCGGAACCATGAAAACACGCCTCCGTGACAGCCTCATCGCCCTTCGGAAGCTGGTTGATGTTTCCCTCCCGCAGTCGGCGGCCTGA
- a CDS encoding bacteriorhodopsin — protein MQDSLSPWQAHLTLAEHSIIIYALSVAGLALFAFFVKSWTSRNEVTSRYRGGIYAGMAITGIAFLSYVLLVVEFAIGYQRRGNMWIPNANALLSWAPRYFDWTVTVPLLIIELLAVATLAGAAARRLRVIGVGAAFLMISTGYIGGVVVDSGTKMGALWLWGIISGIFMVILYVLIVYIVVKGRRDLAGTEAAATLRNAGMLLVVTWLAYPVIFGLQGWGHGGAIITWMQVILSIADIIAKVGFGTMIHKIAKIRSSQDVTLGVDTLPEAVWVSSEKLSDGVAPQMRWSEAHAEHDARH, from the coding sequence ATGCAAGACTCACTCTCACCCTGGCAAGCACACCTGACCCTCGCGGAACACTCGATCATCATCTACGCCCTCTCCGTGGCCGGCCTGGCGCTGTTTGCATTCTTCGTCAAGTCCTGGACATCCCGTAACGAGGTCACCTCGAGGTACCGAGGCGGCATTTACGCCGGGATGGCCATCACCGGGATCGCTTTCTTGTCTTACGTGCTTCTCGTGGTCGAATTCGCGATTGGGTACCAGCGTCGCGGGAACATGTGGATCCCGAATGCGAACGCACTCCTGTCCTGGGCGCCCAGATACTTCGATTGGACAGTCACCGTCCCACTTTTGATCATCGAACTGCTCGCTGTTGCCACCCTGGCGGGGGCCGCGGCGCGTCGGCTCCGGGTCATCGGCGTCGGCGCCGCGTTCCTAATGATTTCTACCGGCTATATCGGTGGGGTCGTCGTCGACTCGGGAACGAAAATGGGCGCCCTGTGGCTATGGGGCATCATCTCTGGCATCTTCATGGTGATCCTGTACGTCCTCATCGTCTACATCGTCGTCAAGGGCCGCCGCGATCTCGCCGGCACGGAAGCTGCCGCCACCCTTCGCAACGCTGGCATGCTTCTGGTCGTGACGTGGCTGGCGTACCCGGTGATCTTCGGTCTCCAGGGCTGGGGTCACGGCGGAGCCATCATCACCTGGATGCAGGTCATCCTTTCCATAGCGGACATCATCGCGAAGGTCGGTTTCGGAACGATGATCCACAAGATTGCCAAGATTCGCTCCTCCCAGGACGTCACCCTCGGCGTCGACACCCTGCCGGAGGCCGTCTGGGTGTCCTCGGAGAAGCTGTCCGATGGTGTTGCCCCGCAAATGCGGTGGAGCGAAGCACACGCTGAGCATGACGCTCGGCACTGA
- a CDS encoding lycopene cyclase family protein, with amino-acid sequence MTLGTDPSGTATTTASAKGTPQRGFLRRAVRENIFPVAADIAILGGGCAGLATAVALHRLLPDQSVVVLDGRTGPDPRTWCFWDQGENPVPEAVTGTWDQWEIRTSTGTSIGSDPHHPYRMIHAADYRQAMTRRLTHTGAAATVAGLHIADVRQESNSFVTSTALGTVTAPTTLDGRGPAHLDPVPEGRTRLQQRFLGLWVHTTKPVFDTSTVTLMDFTVQAPNGPVQFMYVLPVSPTDALVECTEFRPDSHGDEPFRNVINSYLTSRWGLQAHEWEVTAQEAGNIPMTDTPPARGSVPAIGVRAGATRPSTGYAFTRIQQHATRTAEAIRDGSPVPLITDSWRTRLLDAIFLRFLRDQPEHAPDTFQRLFGRLPGPLTVRFLTEHSTVLDELRIIAVLPKRRFIRAAWTTFLERLRLVPA; translated from the coding sequence ATGACGCTCGGCACTGACCCGTCCGGTACCGCCACCACGACCGCCTCGGCGAAGGGGACTCCTCAACGGGGCTTCCTCCGCCGAGCGGTCCGGGAGAATATATTCCCGGTCGCTGCGGACATCGCGATCCTCGGCGGTGGGTGCGCGGGCCTTGCCACAGCCGTGGCCTTGCACCGCCTCCTGCCGGATCAAAGTGTCGTGGTCCTGGATGGAAGAACCGGCCCCGACCCGCGCACCTGGTGTTTCTGGGATCAAGGAGAAAACCCCGTCCCCGAGGCCGTCACGGGCACCTGGGACCAATGGGAAATCCGAACCTCCACCGGAACGTCCATCGGCTCCGACCCTCACCATCCATATCGAATGATTCACGCGGCTGACTACCGCCAGGCGATGACCCGCAGACTTACTCACACCGGCGCGGCAGCGACGGTCGCCGGCCTCCATATCGCCGATGTGCGCCAGGAATCCAACTCGTTCGTCACCTCCACCGCCCTTGGCACTGTCACGGCGCCGACCACCCTCGATGGGCGTGGGCCTGCACACCTCGACCCCGTCCCGGAGGGGCGTACCCGGTTGCAGCAACGCTTCCTAGGCCTGTGGGTGCACACCACCAAACCCGTGTTCGACACCAGCACGGTGACTCTGATGGACTTCACCGTTCAGGCCCCCAACGGGCCGGTGCAGTTCATGTACGTGCTCCCGGTCAGCCCGACGGATGCGCTCGTCGAGTGCACCGAGTTCAGGCCCGACTCGCACGGCGACGAACCCTTCCGGAACGTCATCAATTCCTACCTGACCAGTCGGTGGGGCCTCCAAGCACACGAGTGGGAAGTCACCGCACAAGAGGCCGGCAACATTCCCATGACCGACACTCCCCCAGCGCGTGGTTCGGTTCCCGCGATCGGTGTCCGTGCCGGCGCCACCCGTCCCAGCACCGGATACGCGTTCACCCGCATCCAACAGCACGCCACTAGAACGGCCGAGGCGATCCGGGACGGGTCACCCGTCCCCCTCATCACGGACTCTTGGCGGACGCGGCTCTTGGATGCGATCTTCCTGCGATTTCTCCGAGACCAACCAGAACACGCACCCGACACATTCCAACGCCTTTTTGGCCGACTCCCTGGTCCCCTCACTGTCCGTTTCCTCACCGAACATTCCACCGTCCTCGACGAGCTCCGAATCATCGCCGTCCTCCCGAAACGACGCTTCATCCGCGCTGCCTGGACCACTTTCTTGGAGCGGCTTCGATTGGTCCCCGCATGA
- a CDS encoding MarR family winged helix-turn-helix transcriptional regulator codes for MQQYRVLVLLGTRGPMRSSDLALELGLLASGITRIVNRLIGAGYVLKQAGQKSRREVIVTATDSGLALVRDALDRRREELSTLLTVLSAPDRKALVRASRALASALDGDEDLGHRILTNRHS; via the coding sequence ATGCAGCAATACCGCGTACTCGTCCTCCTAGGGACCCGAGGCCCCATGCGCAGCTCCGATCTTGCGCTGGAGTTGGGCCTTTTGGCCTCTGGTATCACGAGGATCGTCAATCGGCTTATCGGTGCTGGATATGTGCTCAAGCAGGCGGGACAGAAAAGCCGGCGTGAGGTGATCGTCACCGCCACGGACAGCGGGTTAGCACTCGTGAGGGACGCTCTTGACCGGCGCCGAGAAGAACTCAGCACCCTCCTGACGGTTCTGAGCGCCCCTGACCGGAAGGCTCTTGTTCGGGCATCTCGAGCACTCGCTTCGGCTCTAGACGGTGATGAAGATCTCGGTCACCGAATACTGACTAATCGACATTCCTAG
- a CDS encoding DUF4193 family protein gives MAADYDASRNPPEADDSVVSIDARPTKATGLAADLDDGDSADGFELDASIVDEALDVVVLPIQENEFTCIECFLVRPRIQLDHETKLGPVCVECAAL, from the coding sequence ATGGCTGCCGACTACGACGCCTCACGCAACCCACCGGAAGCTGACGACAGCGTTGTCTCGATCGACGCTCGCCCAACAAAGGCGACCGGTCTGGCGGCTGATCTCGACGATGGCGACTCGGCAGACGGATTCGAGCTCGACGCCTCCATCGTCGACGAAGCCCTCGACGTCGTCGTGCTACCGATCCAGGAAAACGAGTTCACCTGCATCGAGTGCTTCCTCGTACGACCCAGAATCCAGCTCGACCACGAAACAAAGCTCGGACCGGTGTGCGTGGAGTGCGCCGCCCTCTAG
- a CDS encoding IS3 family transposase (programmed frameshift) — MVKAYPPEFRRDVIAVARRGEASHRQVAKDFGISETCLQRWLRAADRDEGLDPVSASTAAAKAAEQAALKEAQKRIRLLEQENEILRRAAAYFAQSQPPKMSYPLVLDLAADGVPVTVACRVLGFSKQAFYRWRSNPVSQRDWDDAHLTNAALDAHEDDPTFGYRFIADELKAAGHRTSERRVWRLCSQQRLWSLHSKKRGLNRKAGPPVHDDRVKREFTAPDVDRLWLTDITEHETAEGKLYLCAVKDACSRRIVGYSIDHRMKASLAVNALRMAVDRRSPAGTVVHSDRGSQFRSKKYVRASSEAGLLGSMGRVGACADNAAMESFFALLQKNVLNRRKWATRQQLRLAIITCIEASYHRKRRQRGLGKLTPVEYEAIINPQTAIAA, encoded by the exons ATGGTGAAGGCCTATCCACCGGAGTTCCGGCGTGACGTGATCGCGGTCGCCCGCCGAGGCGAGGCGTCGCATCGACAAGTCGCGAAAGACTTCGGGATCTCCGAGACGTGCTTGCAACGGTGGCTTCGAGCGGCAGACCGCGACGAGGGGCTCGATCCGGTGTCAGCGTCGACCGCAGCTGCAAAGGCGGCTGAGCAAGCGGCCCTGAAAGAGGCGCAGAAAAGGATCCGGCTGCTCGAGCAGGAGAACGAGATTCTCCGCCGGGCGGCCGCGTATTTCGCTCAGTCCCAGC CTCCCAAAATGAGTTACCCGCTGGTCCTTGACCTTGCCGCTGACGGGGTCCCCGTCACGGTGGCCTGCCGGGTGCTCGGCTTCTCGAAGCAGGCGTTCTATCGGTGGAGGAGCAACCCGGTCAGCCAGCGCGACTGGGACGACGCCCACCTCACGAACGCGGCTCTCGACGCTCATGAGGACGACCCGACGTTTGGGTATCGGTTCATCGCCGATGAGTTGAAGGCCGCTGGCCATCGGACATCGGAGCGACGTGTCTGGCGGTTGTGCTCCCAGCAGCGGCTCTGGTCGCTGCACTCGAAGAAGCGGGGCCTGAACCGCAAAGCTGGCCCACCGGTGCACGATGACAGGGTCAAACGGGAGTTCACGGCACCGGACGTGGACCGGCTCTGGCTCACGGACATCACCGAGCACGAGACGGCCGAGGGCAAGCTCTACCTGTGCGCTGTGAAAGACGCCTGCTCCCGTCGGATCGTGGGTTACTCGATTGACCACCGGATGAAAGCGTCCCTCGCTGTCAACGCGCTTCGGATGGCTGTCGACCGCCGGAGCCCGGCCGGCACCGTGGTTCACTCCGACCGGGGCAGCCAGTTCCGGTCCAAGAAATACGTCCGCGCTTCGAGCGAGGCGGGCCTGCTCGGCTCGATGGGAAGGGTCGGTGCGTGCGCAGATAACGCTGCAATGGAATCGTTCTTCGCGCTCCTGCAGAAGAACGTCCTGAACCGGCGGAAATGGGCCACAAGACAGCAGCTGCGGCTGGCGATCATCACCTGCATCGAGGCCAGCTATCACCGGAAACGACGCCAACGCGGCCTCGGCAAGCTGACACCGGTCGAATACGAAGCAATAATCAACCCCCAGACCGCAATCGCGGCCTAG